A stretch of Brassica napus cultivar Da-Ae chromosome C6, Da-Ae, whole genome shotgun sequence DNA encodes these proteins:
- the LOC106353321 gene encoding RING-H2 finger protein ATL5-like, which produces MGIFDDSSSKTLCGSMTLGSSRYALNGKIMRASVIILFVAVILILCFHSYARWLFRRQNRRIRRRISAHLRSLSAARDPTQSSSHSPLDPAVLEKIPIFVYSVKTHKSPPEECSVCLSEFEEEDEGRVLPKCGHVFHVDCIDTWFRSRSSCPLCRAPVQPEQSVTESGSMNSEPVAPVFPSVKPIEDTEAGSSSSSDESDSSTPSSSSGSPLRFPMEACEREPIDLVGILVEIPREVDASNSGLPGHNGSSNRVSMKRLWSIL; this is translated from the coding sequence ATGGGAATCTTCGATGACAGTAGTAGCAAGACACTATGCGGAAGCATGACCCTTGGTTCTTCACGTTACGCTCTTAACGGCAAAATCATGCGCGCTTCCGTTATCATCCTCTTCGTCGCCGTCATCCTCATCCTCTGTTTCCACAGCTACGCCAGATGGCTATTCCGACGTCAAAACCGCCGTATTCGCCGCCGTATCAGTGCTCATCTCCGATCTTTATCCGCCGCTCGAGACCCCACTCAATCATCCTCCCACTCTCCTCTCGATCCGGCCGTGCTCGAGAAGATCCCGATCTTCGTCTACTCCGTTAAAACCCACAAATCTCCGCCGGAGGAGTGCTCCGTTTGCTTGTCGGAGttcgaagaagaagacgaaggacGTGTCCTTCCCAAATGCGGCCACGTGTTCCACGTTGACTGTATTGACACGTGGTTCCGGTCGAGATCTAGCTGTCCGCTTTGTAGAGCTCCGGTTCAACCCGAGCAGTCGGTTACCGAATCCGGTTCGATGAATTCAGAACCGGTTGCTCCCGTTTTTCCATCGGTTAAACCGATTGAGGATACGGAAGCCGGAAGCTCGTCTTCATCGGACGAATCCGATTCATCGACGCCGTCTTCGTCGTCTGGTTCGCCGTTGAGGTTCCCGATGGAAGCTTGCGAGAGGGAACCGATTGACTTAGTCGGTATACTTGTTGAGATTCCCAGGGAAGTTGACGCTTCTAACTCCGGTTTACCCGGGCACAACGGATCTAGTAATCGGGTCTCGATGAAGAGGCTATGGAGTATTTTATAA
- the LOC106435249 gene encoding uncharacterized protein LOC106435249, translated as MGVTCTWGTSVWFPQATLKFAFMVWLATRNRLATMDRVASWSPGIDTTCCLCKNALETRNHLFFECSVSAHIWKQLTQGILQSSFASNWDVISSLISCSSMGKQKRFCLRYVFQTTIYSLWRERNRRRHGEAPTPKEVLIKQIDKAVQNKLSLMQSKRVKGFEGVLQYWFGTRL; from the coding sequence ATGGGTGTGACGTGTACTTGGGGCACAAGTGTATGGTTCCCTCAAGCTACTCTAAAGTTTGCATTCATGGTCTGGTTGGCGACTAGAAATAGACTTGCCACTATGGACAGAGTGGCTAGCTGGAGTCCAGGGATTGATACTACTTGTTGCCTCTGCAAAAATGCCTTGGAAACAAGAAACCACCTGTTCTTTGAGTGCTCAGTTTCAGCACACATATGGAAGCAACTCACTCAAGGTATACTGCAAAGCTCGTTTGCTAGTAATTGGGATGTTATCTCAAGTTTGATCTCCTGCTCATCTATGGGGAAGCAGAAGAGGTTCTGCCTAAGATATGTGTTTCAAACCACAATATACAGCCTGTGGAGAGAGAGGAACAGGAGGCGACATGGGGAAGCACCAACGCCTAAGGAGGTCTTGATCAAGCAAATAGATAAGGCTGTGCAGAACAAGCTTAGTCTTATGCAGTCCAAGCGAGTAAAAGGATTTGAGGGAGTGCTACAATACTGGTTTGGAACTAGGTTGTAA